The genomic stretch CGAATCATGTCATGGAAATCATTTCAACCATGTCATTCAAAGGCGGCGGCGGTCCGGAAGTCCGCACTCTGGAAGGAAAAGTTGTACAGGATGCCGACCGCCTGGATGCCATCGGTGCAATCGGGATTGCGCGTGCCTTCACGTATGCAGGCGCAAAAGGGCAGCCGATATTTGACCCCGGCCTTCCGCCGAGAGATGAAATGACAAAAACGGAATATCGGACAGGGAAAAGCACTGCGGTTAATCATTTTTATGAAAAACTGTTAAAATTAAAGGACTTGATGAATACAGAAACAGGAATGAAAATGGCTGAGGAACGCCACAGATTCATGGTCGGATTTCTTCGTCAATTTTACAGCGAATGGGGAAGGCCCGCCGGCACATGGCAAGATAAAAACAACTGACCGGCCGTGTTTTCTTCTTGATGAAAACCATTTTATAGAAAACGGAGCAAAGTGCAATGAAACAAGTGACAGCGGAAAAGATCACAAAGACATATGGGGAAAAAGAGCTGTTCAGAAACCTGGACTTTACGATTGGGGAAAACCAGAAAATCGGTTTAATCGGCCTGAACGGGACCGGGAAATCAAGTTTGCTTAGCGTCGTTGCGGAAATGGATGAACCGGACAGCGGTGCGATCATAAAGCCTTCAGGGTACAGCGTTGAATTTGTCCAGCAGCAGACCGAGCTTGTGCCCGGGAAAAATGTCCTTGAGCAAGTTTTCATGAATGAAACGCCCGAGACCGAAGCAATCAAAGCCTACGAACTGTCGCTTGCCAGGCTTCAAGATTC from Bacillus marinisedimentorum encodes the following:
- a CDS encoding HD domain-containing protein, whose protein sequence is MASQTVVEKAVDFARKELGEETTGHDWHHIERVWGTTRHIAEEEGADMQVCELAALLHDIADEKLNDSEEEGLGKVRDWLMSVSLPDSETNHVMEIISTMSFKGGGGPEVRTLEGKVVQDADRLDAIGAIGIARAFTYAGAKGQPIFDPGLPPRDEMTKTEYRTGKSTAVNHFYEKLLKLKDLMNTETGMKMAEERHRFMVGFLRQFYSEWGRPAGTWQDKNN